Part of the Nitrospirota bacterium genome, ATGATTGAGTTTGAGTGGGATGAACGGAAAAATGAATCTAACCGTAAGAAACATGGGATTTGGTTTGAGGAGGCCCAACAGGTATTTGATGATCCAAGTGGATTGGTTTTTTATGATGAAGGCCACTCAAACGATGAGGATCGGTTTCTTTTATTAGGATTGAGTGGTTCTTCTAGAATATTAGTTGTTGTATTCTGTGAAAGATGGAAAAACAAAATTGTTCGTATCATTTCGGCTAGAAAGGCGACGAAAAAGGAGATTAAAAAATATGAAGAAGGAATATGATTTTTCAAAAATGAAAGCTGTAAAAAATCCTTATGCCTCAAAAAAGAAAGCCGTTGGAATTAATCTAAGCGCGGAAGTTATTGATTATTTCAAAGGACTTTCGAAAGAAGCGGGAATTCCATATCAAACTCTGATAGATCTTTACCTGCGTGATTGCGTGAAAAGTAAAAAGAAACCAAAGTTTGAATGGGCGGCGTAGCAACTGGTCTGTGGATTATTTTTGTAAATCCTTAACTTTTAAAGTACTCTCGGTTACTGACTCGTGAGTAACAAAAGATACGAGTTTTTAAT contains:
- a CDS encoding BrnT family toxin, which translates into the protein MNMIEFEWDERKNESNRKKHGIWFEEAQQVFDDPSGLVFYDEGHSNDEDRFLLLGLSGSSRILVVVFCERWKNKIVRIISARKATKKEIKKYEEGI
- a CDS encoding BrnA antitoxin family protein; the protein is MKKEYDFSKMKAVKNPYASKKKAVGINLSAEVIDYFKGLSKEAGIPYQTLIDLYLRDCVKSKKKPKFEWAA